CTTAATGCAGTTGCCACACAGTCAGCACCTGTATCTCCACCACCGATAATCACAACATTCTTACCTTTAGCAGAAAGTGTTTGTACCCCACCGTTATCCAGATTATCACGCGTACTTTGCGATAAATACGGAACAGCGAAGTGAATACCAGCTGCATCACGTCCAGCAAGTGGGATATCGCGCGCATTCCCTGCTCCTGTTGCAAGAACGATAGAATCATACTCTTCGCGTAGTTCTGCAAAAGTAACATCTGTCCCTGCTGCAACACCTGTGACGAATTCGATTCCTTCTTCCGCCATCAAGTTCACTCGGCGCGTTACTTGTTCTTTTTCCAGTTTCATCGTTGGAATACCGTACATTAATAACCCACCAATGCGATCACTTTTTTCAATGACCGTTACGCTATGGCCAGCTTTATTCAATTGATCGGCGCAGGCAAGTCCAGCCGGTCCTGATCCAATCACAGCAATTCGTTTACCGGTACGTTTTTTAGGAGGAGCCGGTTTAATCCAGCCCTCTTCAAAACCTCGGTCGATAATCGCTTTTTCGATGGATTTAATCCCTACAGCAGGTTCCGAAATAGCCACCGTACAGCCACCTTCACACGGTGCCGGACAAATACGACCAGTAAACTCTGGAAAATTATTTGTTTTTAAAAGTAGTTGTAACGCTTCATACCAGTCACCCCGGTATACGGCGTCGTTCCACTCAGGAATTAAATTATGCAATGGACAACCTGATACGCCGTTTTTAATTTCCATTCCTACGCTACAAAACGGTACGCCACAATCCATGCAACGAGCGGCTTGTAAGGTTAAATCTGCTACCGGCATTGGTAAACTATATTCGTTCCAGTCACGTGTCCGACTTTTCGGATCACGTCCTGGAGAGGGAATTCGGTCATATTCCATAAATCCAGTTGCTTTTCCCATGGTTTCACTCCTCTCTATTTCGCCACTCCGGCAACTAATTTTCCATCTTTATGTTCATAAAAAGCTTGTAATTCTGCTTCATCGTGTGTTTTTCCAGTTTGTTCAAGCGTCGTGATTCTCGTCAGCATCATTTCATATTCATTTGGAATGACGAAAATAAAATTCGCTTTCTCCGCTTCCCAATTTTGTAGAATATCTTTGGCAAAATTGCTTCCGGTAAGGCTTGCGTGTTGTTCGATTAGCTGTTTTAAATTAGCTAATTCGGAAGTATTTAAAGTAGAACGGCTGTTTACGAGTTCATGATTGATTTTGGCTGTCGTCGCTTGTTTATTGTTGGTATAAAGGTAAGCAACCCCACCAGACATTCCGGCCGCAAAGTTCTCACCAATTTCACCGAGAACAACTACTGCACCGCCTGTCATATATTCACAACCATTGTCGCCGATGCCTTCTACAACAGCTGTCGCACCACTATTCCGAACAGCGAAACGTGCACCTGCTTTTCCGTGCATATAGGCATAACCACCAGTTGCACCGTAAAGCGTTACATTTCCGACAATCGCAGAATCATGCGGTTTAATAGGTGTTTTAGCATCTGGACTAACAATCAATTTGCCACCAGAAAGTCCTTTTCCGAAGTAATCATTGGCGTCGCCGTGAATTCGGAGCGTCATGCCAAGTGGCGTATAAGCACCGAAGCTTTGTCCAGCTGAACCAACAAAATCAAGTGAAATGGTATCTTCCGGTAATCCTTCTGCACCATATTTTTTGCTAATAAAGGAGCCAGCAATCGTTCCAATCGCGCGGTCAACATTTCGTACAGCGAAAGTTCCAGTTACTTTTTCACCGTTTTCTAGTGCCGGCTGAATTAATGGCACAAGTTCGCGCATATCAAGCGTTTGGTCGATTTTGTGGTCTTGTTGTTTTGTGCAATATTGGACTTGGTTTTTATAAAAATCATCACTATAAAGCATATTCGAAAAGTCGATATATTTCGCTTTCCAATGCGCTTCTTTTTTCTCGTGAGTAGTTAAAAATTCTTTATGTCCAATGATTTCTGTTAAACTTCTAAAGCCAAGTTCTGCCATCATTTCGCGCATTTCAGCAACGATAAAATGGAAGAAGTTCACGACATAATCTGCCGAACCACTGAATTTTTTCCGCAGCTCAGGATTTTGTGTCGCTACACCTACTGGACATGTATCCAAGTGACAAACACGCATCATGACGCAACCAAGTGTTACGAGTGGCGCCGTTGCAAAACCAAATTCTTCCGCGCCAAGCATAGCGGCAACTAAGACGTCTTTCCCTGTCATTAGTTTTCCATCTGTTTCGACAACGACTTTGTTTCTAAGACCGTTTAATAGTAATGTTTGGTGTGTTTCTGCCAAGCCGATTTCCCACGGCACTCCCGCGTGTCGGATACTAGTTCTTGCCGCCGCACCAGTTCCGCCTTCATAACCACTAACTAAAATAACGTCCGCGTTCCCTTTTGCTACACCCGCAGCAATCGTGCCAATACCAGTTTTCGAAACTAGTTTCACATTGATACGTGCATTTTGATTTGCATTTTTTAAATCGAAAATCAATTGAGACAAATCTTCAATCGAGTAAATATCATGATGTGGCGGTGGTGAAATCAATCCTACACCAGTTGTCGAACCACGCGTTTTCGAAATCCATGGATAGACTTTATTTCCAGGCAAGTGTCCACCTTCACCAGGTTTCGCTCCTTGAGCCATCTTGATCTGCAGTTCCTCTGCATTGACCAAGTAATGACTTGTAACACCAAAACGACCAGATGCAATTTGCTTAATAGCACTTCTACGCCAATCACCATTTTCGTCCGGAGTAAAACGGTTCGGGTTTTCGCCGCCTTCCCCACTATTACTTTTCCCGCCGATACGGTTCATTGCGATAGCAAGCGCTTCATGAGCTTCTTGACTAATCGAACCATACGACATCGCGCCTGATTTAAATCGTTTGAAAATGGCTTCGGCCGGCTCTACTTCGTCCAGTGGAATCGGTTTGCGATCACTTGTAAAAGTGAGTAATCCTCTTAAAAAGGCATTATTTTGATTTTGCATTAAATCTGAATAAAGATTATACGTTTCTCGGTCATTTTCACGGGTAGCTTGTTGCAAAGAATGAATCGCGAGCGGATTGTATACATGGTATTCTCCGTTTGAGCGCCACTGATATTCCCCGCCCGTATTAAGCGTGAAACTCTGGTAGCCAATATCATGATAAGCTTCGCGGTGACGGAGCCATGCTTCTTGCCCAATGACATCTAGTGGAATCCCGCCAATTTGTGAGGCTGTACCTGGGAAGTAATGTTTAATCACCTCATCACCAATTCCGATTGCTTCAAAAATCTGCGCCCCGCGGTAACTTTGCACCGTAGATATCCCCATTTTTGACATGATTTTTAGAATTCCATCTGTAATTGCTTCAATATAACGACTTTCCGCCTCATCAAGTGTAAATCCTTTGATTCGACCTTCTTTAATCAATCCGTCAAATGTATCGATAGCAAGACTTGGAAATACTGCGTCTGCCCCGTAGCCAATTAAAAGCGCACATTGATGGACATCTCTCGCTTCCGCTGTTTTCACAATAATACTCACTTGTGTACGCGTCCCAGCTTTGACTAAATGATGATGTAAGCCACTGACAGCTAACAGAGAAGGAATACCAATCCAGTCTGCATTCACCCCATCATCTGATAAAATGAGCAATTCTGCCCCAGCTGCGATTTTTTCATCCGCTTCTGCAAATAATGATTCCAGGCGAGCTTCCAAACCATCTCTTTCCTCTGCTTTAAATAAAATTGGTAAAGTGACAGTCGGTTGGGCAAATTTTGTTTGTTGCTCAAGTGCCGCAAATTCTTTTCGAGATAAAATTGGTGTTTTCAAGCGAATCCGGTTAGCATTTTGAGCAGTTGGATTTAGAATATTACCTTCATCACCAAGTAACGTCATCGCAGAAGTCACCGTTTCTTCGCGAATCCCATCAATCGGAGGATTGGTTACTTGCGCAAAAAGTTGTTTAAAGTAATTAAATAACACTTGTGGTCGTTGGCTTAAAACAGCAAGTGGCGCGTCATAACCCATTGCGCCCATTGGATCTTTTTTCTCTGTTACCATCGGAATCAAAATTTTATTTAATTCGTCTTGTGTGTAACCAAATGCTCGTTGTTTTTTAAAACGTTCTGATTTATCCATTGCTTCATAATGTAAATCGGCTGCTGCTAAATCGGCAATTTCTGTCATTTCCGCTTCCAACCATGCACGGTACGGTTTTTCCGTTGTTAGTTCTTCTTTTAATTCAGCATCCGTCACAATTCGTCCTTCTTCTAAATCAATTAACAACATCGTTCCCGCGCCAACCGTTTCTTTGCGAATAATTTCACTCGGATCCACTGGCACAACGCCCGTTTCCGAAGAATAAATAATCGTATGGTCTTTCGTTTCATAATAACGCGCCGGACGTAAGCCATTTCTATCCAAAATCGTCCCAATAACTCGACCATTCGTAAAAGAAATGGATGTCGGCCCATCCCACGGCTCCATTAACGTACTATGATATTCGTAAAAAGCACGTTTCGGATCCGTCATATGTGGATTTTTGTCCCATGGTTCCGGAATAAGCATCATTGCCGCATGAGGTAACGAACGGCCTGCTTGCACTAAAAATTCTAAGGCATTATCCAAAGTGGCTGAATCACTACCACTTTCGTCAATAATTGGCAGCAATTTGGCTAAATCTTCTCCAAGTAAATCAGATTCTGCTCTTTTTTCCCGAGCTTTCATCCAGTTGACATTACCACGTTGCGTATTAATTTCACCGTTATGAATTAAATATCGATAAGGATGCGCCCGCTCCCAACTAGGAAAAGTATTCGTCGAAAAACGAGAATGCACTAGCGCAAAAGCCGATACATACGCTGGATCTGCTAAATCTAAATAGTATTGATTAATTTGTTCTGGCAGCAACATTCCTTTAAAAATAACTGTTCTTGTGGATAAACTTGGAACGTAGAAAGTCTCTGTAATTTGCTTAGAAGTCGCAGCAAACTTTTCGATTTGCTTTCTAATTAAATAAAGTGCTCGTTCAAATCCAGCTTCATCTAACTTGGCATTTTTTTGAATGAATAGTTGATAAATCGCTGGTTCTGTTTTTCTTGCACCGGCACCTACCTTTGTCACATCAGTTGGTAATTTGCGCCAACCAAGGAACATTTGGCCTTCACTCGCAATCAGTTTTTCTGTTTCGTCCATTAAACATTCACGTTCTGTTTTATTTTGAGGGAAATTAAACATCCCAACAGCATAATGATATTTTTCAGGTAAATTAATACCTAGTTTGCTACATTCGCGTCGGAAGAAAGAGTCTGAAATCTCAAGTAAAATACCAGCGCCATCGCCCGTATCCCCACCAACTTCTCCACCGCGGTGCTTTAATTGACAAAGCATATGAATGCCTTGTTCGACAATTTTATGAGAAGAAATCTTTTTAATATTTGCTACGAAGCCAATTCCACAAGCATCGTGCTCATTTTCTGGATTGTATAGGCCGTGTTTTTTTGGTAAATTAGTTTGTTTCATCCTAGTTCCTCCTCTTCAAAAACCGAATCCTTCTAAGTCTTTCTGGTAATTATTTAAATTAACTGATAATTAACCAGCGATTCAGCTTACCTTACATTTCTTGTAGTATCTATTTTATTCCTTTTCATTTATCGAAACAATATATATAATAGAATAAAACAATCTCATTTCGAGAACAATCGGAGGTAAGAAATGGAACTGCGACAATTAAAGTATTTTATGGAAGTAGCCCGCGTCGAGCATATGACCAAAGCTAGTGAGAATTTACACGTAGCCCAATCTGCCGTTAGTAGACAGATAACGAAACTCGAAGAAGAACTCGGCGTGCATTTATTTGACCGTGTTGGAAGAAATATGCAACTCACCAGCGTCGGTCAAGATTTCTTAAAACAAGCAGCAATCGCCTTAAACGAGCTACAAAAAGCCGAAGCACTCGTGACCGAATATACCGATCCCGCAAAAGGAACTGTTCGCGTCGGCTTGCCAAACTCCCTGTCTACCAAGGTGTTGCCATCCGTTATTTCGACCTTTCGGGAAAAATATCCGCAAATTACCTACCAGTTTATGGAAGGCACCAATGAAGAACTTACCGAGATGCTCTTAAGCGGCGTCCTTGATATGACTTTTTTATCACCCGTCCCAGAATCTAGCGAACAAATTGAAGCCATTCGTTTTTTTGATGAAAAATTGAAGCTAATTGTCCCTAAAACCCATCCACTTGCTGAAAATTTCACCGTTTCACTAAAAGAGCTCGCTTCCGAAAAATTCGTCCTTTATCCAGAAGACTTTGATTTATATAAAATCGTAACAAAAGCTGCCAATAAAAAAGGATTCGAGCCACAAATAGCATTTCAAAGTAGAGATTTTTATACGATTCAAGGACTTGTCGGAGCAGGTCTTGGTATTAGCATTTTGCCCGAAATGATTTTAGATGGAGCGATTTTTAAGGAAACGAAAAGTATCGCTTTGCGTGATAAAGAATTGCGGCGTTCGGTCGGAATTATTACGACAAAAAAACGGAACCTATCCCCTTCCGAGAATTTGTTCCGTTCGTTTATTATTTCGTTCTTTTCGAATTAATTATTTTCAGAAAATGCTGCTGGATAATGGATAGTTCCAGCTAAGTTTTCTAAACTACCATCATATAATTCTAATAGCATAAAGTATTCAGCAGGCACATCAAATGGCGCAGGAATAGCAAACTGCTCAGAAGGAATAAAGCCAAATCGCGGATAATAATCAGCATGTCCAAGCACAGCAATGGCCGGATATGCTTTTTCGCGTGATAAACGGATTCCTTCTTCCATTAACCTCGAGCCAACTCGCGTCCCTTGATACGCAGGTAAAACAGCAAGCGGCGCAAGTGCTAAAATAAATCTGCTTCGTCCGGCTGCTTCAAGCGAAATCTCACTAAACATAATGTACCCAACAATAAGCCCATCTTCCGCTTCCGCTACAAGGGATAAAGCCGGTTGATAATAATCAGATCTCCGAATACTTTCAATTAAGTCTGCTTCTACAGTACCTTTAAAAGCTTCCTCATTCACACGACGAATGGCCTCGTAATCTTGTGGTTGTTCTTTCCGAATAATCATTTTTACTTAGTCACTCGTTTCATTGCCATACTATCTTCTAACTGTTTCATCGCATTTAATACCACATCAGCTGTCATTTCACCGGGCATCATATGGATTGTTTCATGTGGCTCCGTTGCACGTTTAGATACGGCCACAAGCGTTTCTTCTGCAAGTGTCGCAAGTCCCATATCATATAAACTCATCGGAAGACCAAGCTCAGAATAAAATGGCAACAAACGCTCGATTTCATCCCATCTATTTTCTATTACTAATTGAACTAAAATACCATAAGCTACCTTATTACCATGCAATAAGTGATGTGTTTCTGGAACCATCGTTAGCGCGTCATGAATCGAATGCGCTCCTGCACAACGTCCATAATCATCGCCAAAACCACCGACCATTCCACCAACTAAAATATTCGTCTCGATAATTTTAACAAACGCTTCATTCAATACTTGTTTGTCCATGGCAGCAAGTGCTTCTTCACTATATTGCAACAAGTTATCACGACACATTTTGGCAGCAAAATGCGCGATTTCAATTTCGACTGATTTAGTTGGTAAGGAATTAATAATCACGTCTGCTTCGTACCATTTGGCTAGCGTATCGCCAATTCCAGCAACTAGTAACTCTTTCGGTGAGTCTAAAATCATTTCCGGATCAATTAATAACAGCGCATTACTACTCGCAAACACATCGTAACGAATCATAGCGCCCTCTTCGTCGTACATCACACTAAGTGGCGTATAAGCGGCACAAGTTGATGCAAGTGTCGGTAAGATAATGACTGGTAAACGTAGAACTGCTGCTGCCGCTTTACATACGTCAGCTATTTTTCCGCCACCTACTGCGATAATCGCATCCATCTTATTTGTTTCCATGATTGCCACCAGACGATCGCGCTCCTCGTAGGTAGAACCACCATTATATACTTCAAAAGTAGATGTAACAGTTGATAAAACAGGGAATTTCTTTTTAGCGACTTCCCAAGAAGCATTTCCACGAACTACTAATACATTTTTCAAACCGCGGCGTTCTAGGTGAGTAGGTAATGTATCCCACGCGCCTACTTGGCATAAATATTCTTGTGGAGCTCCGCGAACAATCAATTCTTTATTCAACAAAAATCATCCCTTCTGTCTGGCACGGTCGGATATTCGGCTGCGACATTTATAATTCAAATTGTATAGGAACTTAAACCTACTGTCAATCGCGCTATTGCTTAGCGATTTCGTCATCACCAAACCATTTTTTACTAATTTCTTGCATTTTTCCTTCTTTGTATAATTTTTCAAAAGCTTCATTGATTTTTGTTTGCAGTTCTTTATCACTTTTGCGCATTCCTACAGCAAAATCTGTGGCATCAAAACCGCCTGTTATAATGTTGTAATCGTCTTTATTTTTTTGTTTATCAATGTAATAACGCGCGTAAACCTCATCGATGATTAAACCATCGATTCGTTTGTTATTCAAATCAATGAAAGCTGTATCAAATGTATCGTATAATTCTGGTTCGTTATTATTTATAATGTCTGTTAGCACTTCTGGTTTTTTCGCCATATCATCGATGGAGCTTGCCCCATTTTGTGCACCGAGCGTTTTATTCTTCATATCGCTAAATTGATTAATATTGCTTGATTTTAAAGTGACTAATACTTGTTCATTTTTCATGTAAGGTTGACTAAAAGCGACCTGTTTTTTCCTCGCATCCGTCACTGTGTAGCCATTCCAAATTAAATCAATCGAGCCGTTTTTTAGTTCAGATTCTTTCATCGTCCAATCAATCGGGGTGAATTTTGCTTTAATGCCATATTCTGCAAATACAGCTTTCGCCAAATCAATATCAAAGCCAACTAAGTTATCATCTTTATCTCGAAATCCCATCGGCACAAAACTATCGTCTAAACCAATCACCACTTCTTTATCTTTTTTAATTCTACTCCACTGGTCCTCTTTAGATTCACCGCTGGAACAAGCTCCCAGCGCTAACATTACCATTAACATTACAGTTATTAATAATCCTTTTTTCATGTTAGATTGCCTCCTTTTTTAGTGGTTCGACTTCCATCATTTGATCCGCAACTTTTTCGGCAAAAGTGTGATCATGTGTAACGATAATTTGCGTAATACCAACCTTTTTCAAACTTAAAATTAATACTGCAACATGATCGCGCAAGTCAGGATCTAAAGCGGATGTCGGTTCATCAAATAGCAGCACTTTGGGATTCATCGCAAGTGCTCTGGCAATCGCGACCCGTTGTTTTTGTCCGCCGGATAATTGGTACGGCATACTATTTGCTTTATCGGCTAAATCAAGTAAGCCAAGTAATCGTTCTGCTTCTTTAACGGCATCTGCTTTCTTTGTTTTCCGAGCAAGCGTCGGTGCTAAAATCAAGTTATCTAAAACACTTAAATGCGGAAATAAGTGGAATTCTTGGAAAACAACACCAATCGTATTTTCCACATCTTTTCTCGACATTGGGTCAATTTTTTCACCATCAATGAAGATTTCACCAGCATCCATTTTTTCTAGTCCGCTAATACAACGAAGTAAAGTTGTTTTCCCGCCACCAGATGGACCAACAATGGAAAGTATCTCGCCATCTTGAAGCGTAATGTTCACATTATCTAAAATTGTTTTTTGATCAAATTTTTTCGATAGGTTTTTAATTTCCAACATTTTTTTCACCTCATTTATAATAACTAAAACGTTTTTCGAGTTGTTTAAATAATACGGTTAGGATAGCAGTTAATGCTAAGTAAATTGCTGCAACTAATACAAGTGGAATCAGTGTAACATCTCTACTCATAGCAATTTTTCCGGCTCTTAGTAAATCACCAATTCCAAGGATGTAAACTAGAGATGAGTCTTTTACTAAGTTAATGACTTCATTCCCAATTGCTGGTAAGACACGTTTGACAACTTGTGGTAAGACGATTTTTCGAAGTGTCTGTCCGTAAGTTAGGCCTAAAACCTTAGCACTTTCATATTGTCCATTTTCGATGGAAAGAAAACCACCGCGGAAAATCTCTGCAAAATATGCTGCATAATTTAAAATAAAGGCAATAAACACGGCATCCATTCGGTCAAAAACAACCCCGATAATCGGTAACCCATAATAAATAAAAATTAATTGTAAAAGTAAAGGCGTGCCTCGCATAATCCAAATATAAATATTTAAAATGAATTTAAGGGGGGCTATTTTGCTAATATTTCCAACTGCCACAACCGCTCCTAATGGTATCGAACAAACTAATGTAACAACAAAAACGAGTAATGTTGTTTTCGCCCCGTCAAGTAAAGCTGGTAAAATCTCCATGATATAATCCATTATTCTTCGCTCCTTTTTTAACATAAAAAAAATCTCGTCGCACTTGGCACTAATTGGCCAAGAGGACGAGAATAATATTCACGTGGTTCCACCTCAATTTACTGATACTTCGCAGTACCAGACTCTGTTAGTTCGAGACTAACAAGCTATAACGGGCTTAACCCGAGTTCACCTACCCACTTATGCTTCAGCAAACCAACTCCGAGATGTGTTCGATCACGTTATCTTTATCCTTTCGCACCAACCAAGGACTCTCTTCAAAAGAATCACGTTCTACTTGTTCTCTTCTACGCTTTCACTTCTTCTTGCTAATACTCTACCACGATAAAGCGGTAGAGTCAACCGTTTTAATTAAACAAAAAAATGGCGTACGAAATTAAATTATTCGCACACCACTCTCTATTAATCTTTGGCAATCAGTAAATAGTCATCTTTCTGTTCAAAATAGAGCTTTACTTCTGTACCTACACCACGCTCAGATTGAATACAAATTTCATGTCCTAATTTTTTTGCCATTTGTTTGGCTAAATACAACCCCATGCCCGTTGCTTTTTTCTCTTGCCTACCAATATTACCTGTGAATCCTTGCTCGAAGACACGCGGTAAATCTTCTTCGTTAATCCCGCGACCGTTGTCTTTCATATGCAGTACTTTCTTCCCGGACGATTCTGTGTCACACCAAATTTTGACTTCGCCGCCGCTTTCAGTGTACTTGAGTGAATTAGACAAAATTTGATCCAAAATAAAACCAAGCCACTTGCTATCTGTACGCACATCTATATCGACATTTTGTAAATCCAACTTCATTTTCTTCCCTATGAAAAGTTTAGAATGACGTTTGACTGATTCGCGCACTACTACTCCAAGATTTTGCTCTTGAATAAAATAGTCTTTTGAAAATGTGTCTAGTCGCGAAAAATAAAGTGCCTGCATGACTAATTTATCAATCGTTGTTAATTCTTCATCGATTTGTTTAAAAATCGTTTCAGTATCATTTAAATCCGGATTATTAATTAACATTTTACTTGCAACAACTGGAGTTTTCACTTCATGTACCCAATATAAAATAAAATCATGATACTCTTGTTGTTTATCTTGCAACTTACTAATCGTTCGTAATTCTTCCTTATGTTTTTTTACCATTAATTGATTGAAAAATGCCTGTTCGCGAGTACGCGGTTTCGGTAGTAATTCAATGATATTTTCTTCAATCTCCCCGCTAACCAAATCTTTCATTTCGCGCCAATAACTATATTTAAAGAAATAACCCAGCACGAGATAAGCAAGTAAGAAAACTAAAACAAAGACATATAAATAAATGAAATTCCCAATCGTTAATTTACTGTTCGGATCAATGGAAATTAATACACCTACAAAAAACATAATGCTACAAAAAAACAATAAGAAAAATCGCTTATCTTTTATATAGCTCCACCAATTCATATCGTACCTCCTCGCTACTAATTAGTATACTTCATTTGGAATAATTTGAAACGTAGCAAAATCAAACAAGCCTTGATCGGTTAATTTTAATTCTGGAATAACTGGTAAAGTTAAGAATGACAATGTTAAAAATGGATCGAAACCTTTAGCGGTACTAATTTGATTATACGCACTTAACAGTCCAGCTAAATCTACTTCCACTTCCTCATAGGATTTATCACTAAGCAAACCGGCAATTGGAAGCGCTAAGTCATGAAGCACTTGACCAGTTCCATCTACTACAGCAATACCGCCCCCTGTTTTGGTGATGTGATCAATAGCCGCTTTCATTGCTTCATCACTTACGCCAACAGCCACAATATTATGGGAATCGTGAGCAACTGTTGTTGCAATAGCGCCTTCTGTTAGCCCGAATCCTTTTACGATACCAACGCCAACACAACCAGTATTATGATGCCGCTCTACAACAGCCATTTTGAGTAAATCATCTGCCACGGTGGGGATAAACTTGCCATCTTGAATAGTGACTTGCTCGATGCGTTTTTCTGTAAATAAACTATTTGGTTGCATCCCGATTACAAAACACGTTTCTTTGGCTAAAGGTAATGCTAAATCTTGTAAACAAACATGATGATTAATCGGCGGAGACACAAATGGCACTGCCGCTTGTTGTTTAAAAGTGGCTTCATTACGTACACCATTT
The sequence above is drawn from the Listeria monocytogenes genome and encodes:
- a CDS encoding glutamate synthase subunit beta; its protein translation is MGKATGFMEYDRIPSPGRDPKSRTRDWNEYSLPMPVADLTLQAARCMDCGVPFCSVGMEIKNGVSGCPLHNLIPEWNDAVYRGDWYEALQLLLKTNNFPEFTGRICPAPCEGGCTVAISEPAVGIKSIEKAIIDRGFEEGWIKPAPPKKRTGKRIAVIGSGPAGLACADQLNKAGHSVTVIEKSDRIGGLLMYGIPTMKLEKEQVTRRVNLMAEEGIEFVTGVAAGTDVTFAELREEYDSIVLATGAGNARDIPLAGRDAAGIHFAVPYLSQSTRDNLDNGGVQTLSAKGKNVVIIGGGDTGADCVATALRQGAKSIYQFGIQDKLPELRDGENPWPQYPRVFKMDYAHEEAEAVYGRDPREYLINTTSFEKDEAGNLIGLHTVEVEENKAERKYTPVEGSEKYFEVDMVLIAIGFAGTTEDIFTNFGVGKTDRHTIDAAKGFYRTSEEGVFACGDARHGQSLVVTAIAEGREAAREVDFYLMGETFLP
- a CDS encoding LysR family transcriptional regulator — protein: MELRQLKYFMEVARVEHMTKASENLHVAQSAVSRQITKLEEELGVHLFDRVGRNMQLTSVGQDFLKQAAIALNELQKAEALVTEYTDPAKGTVRVGLPNSLSTKVLPSVISTFREKYPQITYQFMEGTNEELTEMLLSGVLDMTFLSPVPESSEQIEAIRFFDEKLKLIVPKTHPLAENFTVSLKELASEKFVLYPEDFDLYKIVTKAANKKGFEPQIAFQSRDFYTIQGLVGAGLGISILPEMILDGAIFKETKSIALRDKELRRSVGIITTKKRNLSPSENLFRSFIISFFSN
- the gltB gene encoding glutamate synthase large subunit, which produces MKQTNLPKKHGLYNPENEHDACGIGFVANIKKISSHKIVEQGIHMLCQLKHRGGEVGGDTGDGAGILLEISDSFFRRECSKLGINLPEKYHYAVGMFNFPQNKTERECLMDETEKLIASEGQMFLGWRKLPTDVTKVGAGARKTEPAIYQLFIQKNAKLDEAGFERALYLIRKQIEKFAATSKQITETFYVPSLSTRTVIFKGMLLPEQINQYYLDLADPAYVSAFALVHSRFSTNTFPSWERAHPYRYLIHNGEINTQRGNVNWMKAREKRAESDLLGEDLAKLLPIIDESGSDSATLDNALEFLVQAGRSLPHAAMMLIPEPWDKNPHMTDPKRAFYEYHSTLMEPWDGPTSISFTNGRVIGTILDRNGLRPARYYETKDHTIIYSSETGVVPVDPSEIIRKETVGAGTMLLIDLEEGRIVTDAELKEELTTEKPYRAWLEAEMTEIADLAAADLHYEAMDKSERFKKQRAFGYTQDELNKILIPMVTEKKDPMGAMGYDAPLAVLSQRPQVLFNYFKQLFAQVTNPPIDGIREETVTSAMTLLGDEGNILNPTAQNANRIRLKTPILSRKEFAALEQQTKFAQPTVTLPILFKAEERDGLEARLESLFAEADEKIAAGAELLILSDDGVNADWIGIPSLLAVSGLHHHLVKAGTRTQVSIIVKTAEARDVHQCALLIGYGADAVFPSLAIDTFDGLIKEGRIKGFTLDEAESRYIEAITDGILKIMSKMGISTVQSYRGAQIFEAIGIGDEVIKHYFPGTASQIGGIPLDVIGQEAWLRHREAYHDIGYQSFTLNTGGEYQWRSNGEYHVYNPLAIHSLQQATRENDRETYNLYSDLMQNQNNAFLRGLLTFTSDRKPIPLDEVEPAEAIFKRFKSGAMSYGSISQEAHEALAIAMNRIGGKSNSGEGGENPNRFTPDENGDWRRSAIKQIASGRFGVTSHYLVNAEELQIKMAQGAKPGEGGHLPGNKVYPWISKTRGSTTGVGLISPPPHHDIYSIEDLSQLIFDLKNANQNARINVKLVSKTGIGTIAAGVAKGNADVILVSGYEGGTGAAARTSIRHAGVPWEIGLAETHQTLLLNGLRNKVVVETDGKLMTGKDVLVAAMLGAEEFGFATAPLVTLGCVMMRVCHLDTCPVGVATQNPELRKKFSGSADYVVNFFHFIVAEMREMMAELGFRSLTEIIGHKEFLTTHEKKEAHWKAKYIDFSNMLYSDDFYKNQVQYCTKQQDHKIDQTLDMRELVPLIQPALENGEKVTGTFAVRNVDRAIGTIAGSFISKKYGAEGLPEDTISLDFVGSAGQSFGAYTPLGMTLRIHGDANDYFGKGLSGGKLIVSPDAKTPIKPHDSAIVGNVTLYGATGGYAYMHGKAGARFAVRNSGATAVVEGIGDNGCEYMTGGAVVVLGEIGENFAAGMSGGVAYLYTNNKQATTAKINHELVNSRSTLNTSELANLKQLIEQHASLTGSNFAKDILQNWEAEKANFIFVIPNEYEMMLTRITTLEQTGKTHDEAELQAFYEHKDGKLVAGVAK
- a CDS encoding iron-containing alcohol dehydrogenase family protein — its product is MLNKELIVRGAPQEYLCQVGAWDTLPTHLERRGLKNVLVVRGNASWEVAKKKFPVLSTVTSTFEVYNGGSTYEERDRLVAIMETNKMDAIIAVGGGKIADVCKAAAAVLRLPVIILPTLASTCAAYTPLSVMYDEEGAMIRYDVFASSNALLLIDPEMILDSPKELLVAGIGDTLAKWYEADVIINSLPTKSVEIEIAHFAAKMCRDNLLQYSEEALAAMDKQVLNEAFVKIIETNILVGGMVGGFGDDYGRCAGAHSIHDALTMVPETHHLLHGNKVAYGILVQLVIENRWDEIERLLPFYSELGLPMSLYDMGLATLAEETLVAVSKRATEPHETIHMMPGEMTADVVLNAMKQLEDSMAMKRVTK
- a CDS encoding GNAT family N-acetyltransferase; amino-acid sequence: MIIRKEQPQDYEAIRRVNEEAFKGTVEADLIESIRRSDYYQPALSLVAEAEDGLIVGYIMFSEISLEAAGRSRFILALAPLAVLPAYQGTRVGSRLMEEGIRLSREKAYPAIAVLGHADYYPRFGFIPSEQFAIPAPFDVPAEYFMLLELYDGSLENLAGTIHYPAAFSENN